The nucleotide window CCCTCACCCTCTCTTCCCTGTGGGCTTTCCCTCTTTCATTCAACCCTGGCAATGCCTCAGCTAAAGCTCACAAGCCCACCTGGTAAAACATTAATGTTTATACAGGCAGACAAATAATATCATCCTGTCATTCTGGGGACTTCATCCCTTCATCCCAGCTCAGGAGGTGGGAATATCACAAAAAGCCTGTTCCAGACAGGAACTGAGTTAGGCATCCCAAGTGCAGAGGAAAAAGCTTTTGGGAAGCACTTCCCATTGACTGATGAGATCAGTCAATGAGACCAGCTATCCAGCTGGTCTCTTTTTGCTCCCTCACTTCACTGACTACATCTGAAACATCTTCAGCACGTGCAAAACTAGACTCTCACCTCAAGCGAGTGTACTATTCTCCACCGAAAATGGAAACCCCCTTGTTTTCCCAATAACACAGGTGCTATCTTCCTTTGAGGACCCACAGGAATGGTCCTGTTTCCCAATGCAAGCATGAAGTTGGGTTTCCTGGAAAGCTTCAGATAGATTTGTCTTATAACCCCTCTTGGTCTCTTGCAGGTTCTTCTTTGCAGTGTTACAGCTGCACATCACAGCTCAGCAATGCCAACTGTCAGAAAAAAGTGGACTGTAAGGAGCAAGAAACATGCAAGACAGATGTGATCAGTAAGTCAAAGTGGGAGTGGGTAATATCTTAGTTGTGATGTTGGAGCCAAGCATGGTCCCAGCCTCAGATGTCCAAGTCAGCCTCACCTACTCTAGATACACCAGCTGGTATGGGCCAACATATCTCAGTGTgcagcaggaagagaaaagccATCTGGGGAGAAAtgatagaagaaaaatatttatcccTTGGTGATAGCTGGTCCCTTGGTAGTGGTGCTGGTAGTGGTGCTGGCCATCACCAACTATTCTCCCCACACTGGCCACAAGAGTGTGATTATAAAGTCATATTGGTTCATGCATGCTGTACCCCATAAATTCCTCAGTGTTTGCCAATAGATCATGCTAAAAACTGAGCAGTATGGCCAGTACAGTGCCAGTGCCTGGAATGAATCTCAGGACGGTGTGCTTGACATTGCAAATACCTACCAATGTCTCTCACCTGTACAAAATTAGGTTTATTTCTCCTTCATAACACCAAAAAGTTTTGCTTACAAGGGCAATAGTTCAGTTCgtggttttgaaaaatttggaacattaattaaaatgtgaGGGGCTGAGTCTGGTGAAACTTAGTCATGAAGTTAGGAGGAGCATTCAACGACAGATTGAGCTGACTTTAGGTGAATTCAATGAATAGAATTTCACCTAGGCTGACCTACAGCCAGCTCTGAATGCAGCCATCTGTCCATCTCTGGGTAAAATCCTTTAACAGATTATGATTTAATTTTCCCATTCTAGatctggcaaaaaaaatgtttgcccTGTCCAGACCTGTGGTGACAGCTCAGTTGCTCTTAGACCTGGGGCACAAAACCATCAGTGGCATATTCAAACTGATCTCTGTCAGGCAGTAAGTGCAATACCTCCAGTAGGTTTTGTCCTTGTTGGAAATGTGCAAACCCATGGCCATGCACTCACATGCAGGAGAGGCAACACATTAACCTTAGCCCTATACACTGAATTTGCATATGTCAAAGACTTGGTGCCCAGAATAGATTGTGCAAGATCAGGAGCAATCATGCAGACCATAATCTGCTGGTAACCAGCAGCTACTGAGTACGACCTGGCCACAGAAAAATAGGTTGTGCCTCtcagaaacaaatgaaactgTAACTCTGTCATCTGTGAAATGTGGAGAGCCATGTTTCCGTAACTTCCCCGCATGTTGAAAAGCTCTGTGCAACAAAGATGTATAGTATATGAGCAAAGATTACCCCACGTTTGCTCCTCATCCATTAGTAACTTAGACTCCCCAACAGAGGTGTTAATAACTACTTGcattattaattaatttattagaATTTCTGCAGCTGGTGCATTTTTAGAAACCCCTGAGAATTGTGCTGTGGAATACACTGCCTTAAGCAAACACTCGGGCATTGAAATCCTTCTCCCCTTGCTGACAAACTGACACCCCAAAAATAGAACCTGCTACAGTGAAAATTGCAGCTGTTTCAAaacactcatttttttcccaagaagtGAGTTCAGATAAGAATAACATTTCATTATTCAGTTCCATGAGGCTTGGCTTGCATTGAATCCTTGTAATAATGGTCCTGCTTTCCTTCCAGGAGTCATAGGGCTCTTCAGCATCATCAGCAAGGGCTGTGACCCGTCATGTGAACCATTCCATCAGGACTTCAGCGTGGGCAACAGGAAtatctcctgctgcagcagcaaccTCTGCAATGTCAACGCAGCAGGCAGTGTGAGGTGCAGCTATGGGATGGCAGCAGGGATAGCAGCCGGCGTGCTCGGGACCTTCGTGAACAACAGACTGTGAGGAGCAAAGAGGACTCCCACGACCACAGAAAGTCTTCGTGCACCCCTCTTATGACAAGAATTGTAACCGGGAGCAGTGTGGTGCGTTGGGCACACAGCATCCTTGGAGCTGATGGCAGATCTTTGCCATATGATAGCTTCTTCATTCCTGTTATTGTATTCCTGTAGTGCTACCAGATAAGAAAACATGTGTACATGCTATCTGCATAACACCTAAAATATGCTTATTTCTGAATCCAGTGTGGATGTGTTACCTCTATATCACTTAGTCATGTATTTCTGCACCCAGCAGCAACTGCAAGTGGGTGTGTTGCATGTCTGGCCAATGTTCAGTCTTGGCCATTGCTGTGTAACGATGATCTGTGCTGAGAGGTGCCATGGCAGAGCAGAACAGAGGTGGGAACTGCACCTCCAAAGCTTGAGGGGCTCTGGCTTATGACAAACGCTGGAGGGCATATACCCCAAGAAAACCTGTGAAGAGCAATCACACCCAAAGGAGAACTTGCTTGTGACCTAGAGACCCTGGGACCCTGCACCTTGTTAGCTACCATACAAGACAAAAACAGTGCTCACCTTCCCTGCTGCATGTGCATACAGCCATTTATATGCCTACCCATAGATATAGCATCCTTGGGATGATGAGCAGGACTGCACATTCAGGTACCTGGGCAACCGTGGTGGGCAATAACCATTGGAGTGAAGTGGAAAGGGTGTCCCCGTCGTGTCCTGGTCAACCAATCCAATTCTGGGATTGCCAGTCTCCACGCCGGCCATAGTGGCATCCCATGAAGGTCCCCATCTCCCACAGGCAGGTTCTCAAGCTTTCTTCACCAAGTTCCTCCTTGATCCATTCCCCATGCCACAGCTTGGGCCACAGGTCCTGTCACAAGGTTGAAGAGGGGTTTATCTTAAAGGTCCTGTGGGGTTGCCTAGCAGACCAGGGAGAGTGGAGAAAGTAACCATCAGAGCTCCCATTTTCCCCTCTGGATACCTTGATCGTGGAGGTGAGCACGCACCCACTTCCTTTCCCAGGTGAGATACAGTAAGTAAGAGATGGGGAGGAGGCAAGTGTGGGGAaaagatgaaggaaaacaagagcAGGGGAGCTAGGGAAAGGCATGGGGCTGACTTCTCCTGAGGTGCTCTCAGGACAGGGCTAGGAGTGCTGAAGAATAGGGTGAGACTGGTCTTTCCTGAAGATTTGTTGAGGTCATGAGGATACCCACAGAGTCCTTTATTCCCTTCTTTACAATAGAAATTTCCCTTCTTCACCCACTGatctttcccctttcctggGACTCCCTGCTGAAGCCAGAGTGGCTTTCTCCACTTGTCACATATAGAAGATTTGGCTTATGTCTGATGAAGGAGCAGCTTAGTGCAGCCTCTGGCACTGCTACAATCATGCTTTGCCCACTTTTACTGGTGTAATGAATGTGGCAGCCGTGCGAGCTTCAAATATCTGGAAAACCATTTCAAGCCCTCTCTGCTGCTGATACCAATGAGGTATCTGCGTGCAAAGCAGACTTTATAGTTTTAATACCTCTTCTACACAGTTATAGCCCCTCTATATAGTCACAGATTCTGAATTATAGTTTGCCTTCTCCAGATAGTTTATTTTATGGATATAAACTTGGGTGTTCCCACCTTGCATTGGGAGATCCTGCATAGTGTTTGGCAAAGGCAGCAGAGTACTATACAAAGCTGCCTGAAAGAAATCCTCAAATAAGACCTCCAAGAAATACATATgtgaagaaatctgaaaaacaagGTAGAAAACATTCTGGAGAAGGCCACTGTGTCACGTGGGCTTCCTCCCAATAGacaataaaagaaggaaaacaaggctGGTGTCAGCAGAGTGTACACAGATACACCTGCGGTTTGtatttgtgtggcagggttttggtagcaggggtggctcctgtgagaagctgctagaagcttccccagctccaagtcggacccgcctctaGCCCAGGCTGACCcaatcagcaatggtggtaacacctgtgggagaacagatttaagaaggggaacctgcagtgagtgaggatactggaatgtgagaggaacagctctgcagacaccaaggtcagtgggggaggaggggatgacCCCGCAGCCCCTGGTGAGAccagacagcaggctgtcccccccccagcccatgaaaggaagcaggggagcagatgccccccTGCAGTCCAGAGAGAGAGGaccccatgttggagcagggggatggatgccccccaagatggccaggactccatgggaaagcctgcactggagcaggctgtgcctgaaggactgcagcccatggaaaggacccacgctggagaagttcatgcagaactgtctcctgtgggagggagcccgtggtggagcaggggacaaatgaggagtcctccccctaaggaggaaggagcagcaaagacaaggtgtgaggaaccgaccccaacccccattccctgttcccctgcgccacccgggggaggaggtggagagaactgggagtgaagttgagcttGGGAAGAAACAAGGGGTGGGGGTaagatgttttaagattttgggggttacttcccattatccttgttttgatttgactggtagtaaatgaaattgattttgtttcttccccaagttgagcctgtcttttgcccgtgaccataagtggggagtgatccctccctgtccttgtcccaacccatgagcttttctttgtattttctcctcctcatcccatgGAGGCCcgggggaggagtgagtgagcggcttcgcagtgctttgttactggctgggcttaaaccacaacagcctgGAAGAGCCCTGGGTGGGAACAATAAGACAGGCTGGACCCATGAAGTCAAGGAGCTCTGAAGTGGGAGCTCAGGAGAGAAGTGGGTGGAGGACTAAAAAGGGAGGGATATTGGCCAAGAGCCCCATTTTCCTCTCTCATACCCTAAGAACTATTGGAGCTGCAAAGGGTGTGCAGAGCCACGGGCTGAAATAACAAAGAAGCATTTACCTGGTGAGGATGAGTCACCTGGGGGACCCATAGCCATGGGACAAGGGCCAGCATCAAATTTTGGATGAAGTAAATGGGATGTCAGAAGATAATGACACTGTCTGCTattgtgaaagagaaaagtacATAAATCCTTGGGACACAAGACATTAACAAGCTGCTAGTTGTAGGAAGCAGGGAAGGGGttttcccagaaggaaaatcCAGAATGAACCACCTTCCGTGTATGAGTCGAGTCTGGTTATTGGCAGAGGAAGGATATGGGGCACGTGGGGTGATTTATTCTAGTTTTTGCAAACCCCCTGGGTCTTAGTCACTGAAGAGAGGGCTCTGTACCTCTCCCATCCAGGCTGTTTTCTGCATGGGTGACCAGCTCCATGACCTCTCCAGTCCAGGGGCTCATCTTCTTGCACTGGAGGAAGGTCCCTGACACACTACTgtccttttcccattttctgaaacaattcCCAGGCAGTCAGGCATGCCCACATCCAGCGGCCTTTCTCAACAAGAAATTTGGTTACAATGGCCCTTTCTGGAGACTGGGAGTTCAGTTGTACGGAAATGGCCAAAACGTGTTAGCTAGCACCAGAGCCATTGGAGTCCCCAGGGACATTGGGCGAGACACAGCCTCTTCCATCTTCTGAAGAGGTCAAAAACATTCAGCCCTGAAAATAAGAGGTGTCAAAAGTCTTTAGGATGAATGGGGGTTGTTCACCTGTCTTATAGCATACTGGTCCCATGTGGCAATGACAGCTACTTGCTGGAGCACAGCGTTTAAGAATTTCTTGCTGGAGCCAAGAGGGGGTTTTCCCATGCTCTGGTGGTTCAGACCTGATGTCCAGACCTTTACAGGCTGAAGGTACGatttcttctcccagtttcttgtCTGTACATATTCTGGAAGGAGTCCATGATTGACCACTGAGTGATTCTCCTCTGGATTTATCTGGAGATATATTCTTTCTGTGGATATATCTGGACTTTTGGCATACAgtgctggaggtgggggggatTAGATAGTTAGAGAAGGTGCAACAGGAAGAAACCATGACTGGGATAGACACTGTAAAGAGCAGGGTAGGAAGCCCCAGCAGATGCAACACGGCGCTAATAGGTAGAACTCACTGCTGCTTGATGGGTGCCTGGCATGGCACTTGCAATAGCACAAAACCACACTCTCCATTCAGGTCACCGACAGCCAGCCTCAAAAACAACCCTTTAAATTCTGGGAAGGATTAGGAGGTGGCGAACTGGGGCAGATAAATGACTCAGCCACGGGTCAGAACCTGGGCTGGGTCAGGGCAGGACCAGGAAGAAGACTGTTTTTCCAAGTGCTGTGACTGCACGTTGACAGAAAGGCTggcctcccctcctgccttgTAAACCCCTAACAAAGATAAACAGGGCTCAGTCCCTCCTGCTCTGATCTGCAGCGTGCTTTCTTGGTACAGATGACCTGGCATCACGCAACTGTGCGAGCCCTGGCTGAAGGTGGATTTACTCTCAGGGTGCTGAGAAAAAGGCCCAAGAGCCGTTTGCTGGGTGACAGGCAAGCACAACATTGATTTGAAAAACAAGGCTATTTTTTTGGCCCAAGCAAGTTGCTTCTTGACATTGCTGGCTGAGTAGTTTTATCAGTTCTTCTCCTATCTTTTCCACACTTATCAAAAGGCCTAAAATTGAGGACAGGCTCTTTAAGCAACTCAATCCATCATGTATGCAAGAGATTTCTATTCCTCCAGGATCAAACTGCagttcatttatttaaataatgaataGCTGGACAATAAAATGgatgggttgttttttttcaagggCAGCAGCTGCACTTTTCTAAAAGCTGCAGTTGCGTTATGAACTGAATCTAAACATACAATTCTCTGTTGAGGTTACCTCTTACAGATGGAAAGAGTAAAACAACTCTGATCTAGAGTAACTGCTTTGGTATGATTTTTGTGGTAGGAAACGTTACAGAGTAAAAGAAAAGTGCTGCTTATATTATATTATTGTTATGATGCTGTATTTGCTACTGGTAGTATTAGCTAGTATTCGTTATCTCTGTGGACAGGGATTAGGGTGCACAGTATTTCCTATAGCCCAGTAGAAGTTACACCCAGTGCCTGTACCTGGCCTGAAAAATGTCAGCAAGGTCCCCTGAATTCAACCCAATTTGTGGCAGCTGGTTAAAAATATTTGATCATGCTGGAGAAAGTCTCTTGGGCAGAGAGGCCAGATGAGCTGGCATTTAAGGACCAGCAGTTCCTTGCTGTGCTCCACATTTGCTTTGTGGCCTGGGGCAAGTTACACAGTGTCTCCATACCTCTGCCTTGTACAGATGTTATCAAGTCCAATACACTGAAAGATGCTCAGATAGTGACTTTAATGGGGCCAGGGGAGAGACTTAGGCTAAAAATAAGCTCAAATAGAGTCAGCTAGCATAACAGAGCCAGGGAAGGATTACCTGCTACCAACCCACCCTGCACAGCCACATTCCTGCTCTGAATTATGCACACACTGTTGTGCAATGAGGCTTTCTGTGGCCCAAATAGACCAGAAAGCAAGCCTGCAGTTAACTCCATTCTGCCAGCTATTCAGCCACTGGACAGTCACTAAAAGCAATCAAAAGACCTGCCTTTTGATTGCAGAACATCCCTAAATAACTGTACCTGCCACTTACCCTCAGCAAGGCTGGCTGGACAAGGCCGGTGAAGTCAACTTCATCCCATGCCATCTTGACTAATCCCACTCCCATCCTGCCACTTGACAACTCTGCGGCAGAGAGATCCCTCACTAACTCATTTCTGACCTTACCTTGAGCTCTAGTAACGCCTTTCTAAGCTAAATCCCAGGACTCCCTGCAAATCAGATGTTGCACCCATGCCTACCCCCTTGATGCTCTCAACCCACAGCTCCTATTGCAGCCCTTATCTCCTCCCTATATGCTTCTGATTTCTCATCCACGAGCCCATATTATAGAGACATCACCTTATAAAGTCACCACCTGATTAAAACACCTCTTGCTATGTGCCTCTACCAGAATTTGTATTCCCCAGCTGTGTTCACCACCCACACTGAAATAGCCTCTATGCCCTTCATAGGTACATGTTCACCTCTGCCAGTGTTTCCCCACCTGAATCACTTAGAGATGCCGTGACCCAGCCCTGGACCCTTTCACAACTCTGCTGGTGGTCCTCCATGGCTGGGGTAGTTTGATTGCCTCCATACACCTCCTCTGCAACAGAGATGAGAGGAATGGGGCTGAGTCAGGAAAGTGTTTTGCTCCTTCCtctcttgttatttttattaaagattCCATCTGTCCTCAAGGGAATTTGTGGAATGAGGACTTCATCCAGGGCAGGTGAGTGAAAGTGGAGtggtgggcagggaggggactTGTTTTCATCAGGGGTCACTACACGTTGAATTATTTGCAGGGACCCACCTGTCCTCCTGGGTGGCTGTGTGGTACCACACACGTGGGTGCCTTCGGTCCAAACTAGTTGTGTCTTCTGCTCTGGATTTGCGTTCAGCTGCATCCTTTAAACTTGCTTTCTGCAATATAGCAAGGGTAACATGTCTGTTTGCTCTCACAGACAAATTGAAGAGAAAATGATGTAATCTCTCTCTGTAACATCCACTGTTTCTGTAGTGAGGAAAAAGACATTCATCCAGCTTAAAATACTGATGTTTGGGCAGAGTCTATTTTTTTGGACACCTATTCAACTGTAGTaattaaaaagagaggaaggtGTGGCTAAAGTTTCAAATAGTTGAGATGTGATAATTTGAATACATCTGACCTATTCTGTTCCTCTACATGTGAAATGAGctttagaaaaacaaaggaaggtTAGACTTGACATAAGAATTTGACTATTCAAAGTTTAAATGggaacatttaaaagaaaacaattaagaaaacaaccctctctgttctttctctTGCATCCCATAGAGGCAGACAATGGCAATCCTTTGCCAAGAGTGTAGTGCTCATGTGCAGTCACTGCTTCTGGACCGGCTCCAATTGCTTTGTGGTAAAACGGCAGAGCGTTTCACAACAGTTCTCACACCCATGTACTATCAAA belongs to Haliaeetus albicilla chromosome 3, bHalAlb1.1, whole genome shotgun sequence and includes:
- the LOC104316184 gene encoding prostate stem cell antigen; this encodes MKAFLVLLLGAVLCLDSGSSLQCYSCTSQLSNANCQKKVDCKEQETCKTDVIRVIGLFSIISKGCDPSCEPFHQDFSVGNRNISCCSSNLCNVNAAGSVRCSYGMAAGIAAGVLGTFVNNRL